In Amycolatopsis jiangsuensis, the following proteins share a genomic window:
- a CDS encoding PucR family transcriptional regulator has translation MVEYRSFRLLAALPRSFGSAMRPHIDHTVAAMIGEVRNTVPAYGQPLRGIFGKVLVQSVEYAVQHCVDSVGTPEQPHGHWVEFYRRRGRIEFLEGRNLDALQDSATIGARVAWRSMHPAVVAAGVDPGIVSTAAEGIFAYVDELCATAIEGYQSAQSDAEGTVPVRRRRLLELITSAPEGAASSIAELAGGAGWTLPETAALVALERGEDAADFPAELLGDGVLAHLEAPEPHLLTRDPDADLPPLADRLAGWRAAVSPVVPLADAPAALRTARRALRLSTAEVPGPIIWCRDHLAVLWLLAEDFLAAELARRSLDPFASLGEKQRERLSETLLVWLESRGSAPEIAQQLGVHPHTVRNRLRQLEKLFGDRLRDADDRLGIQLALRAQRLMQAQRTPDDR, from the coding sequence GTGGTCGAGTACCGCAGTTTCCGGCTGCTGGCGGCATTGCCGCGTTCCTTCGGCAGCGCCATGCGCCCGCACATCGACCACACCGTGGCGGCGATGATCGGCGAGGTCCGGAACACGGTTCCCGCGTATGGTCAGCCATTGCGAGGAATTTTCGGAAAGGTACTCGTGCAGAGCGTGGAGTACGCGGTGCAGCACTGCGTCGATTCCGTCGGCACGCCCGAACAACCGCACGGACACTGGGTCGAATTCTACCGCCGCCGCGGGCGGATCGAGTTCCTCGAAGGACGTAATCTCGACGCGTTGCAGGACAGCGCCACCATCGGTGCGCGGGTGGCGTGGCGCTCGATGCACCCGGCGGTGGTCGCCGCGGGCGTCGACCCGGGCATCGTGTCCACCGCCGCCGAGGGGATTTTCGCCTACGTGGACGAGCTGTGCGCCACCGCGATCGAGGGGTACCAGTCGGCGCAGTCCGACGCGGAGGGCACCGTGCCGGTCCGCCGCAGACGCCTGCTGGAGCTCATCACGTCGGCCCCGGAGGGTGCCGCGAGCAGCATCGCCGAGCTCGCCGGCGGGGCCGGCTGGACGTTGCCGGAGACCGCGGCGCTGGTAGCCCTCGAGCGCGGGGAGGATGCGGCGGACTTCCCGGCCGAGCTGCTCGGCGACGGCGTGCTCGCGCACCTCGAGGCACCCGAGCCGCATCTGCTCACCCGCGATCCGGACGCGGATTTGCCGCCACTGGCGGACCGGCTGGCCGGCTGGCGCGCGGCGGTGTCGCCGGTGGTCCCGCTCGCCGACGCGCCGGCCGCGCTGCGCACCGCGCGCCGGGCGTTGCGGCTGTCCACCGCGGAAGTGCCCGGGCCGATCATCTGGTGCCGGGACCACCTCGCCGTGCTGTGGCTGCTCGCCGAGGACTTCCTCGCCGCCGAACTGGCCCGGCGCAGCCTCGACCCGTTCGCCTCACTGGGCGAGAAACAGCGGGAACGGCTCAGCGAGACCCTGCTGGTGTGGCTCGAATCCCGCGGCAGCGCCCCGGAGATCGCCCAGCAGCTCGGCGTGCACCCGCACACCGTGCGCAACCGGCTCCGGCAGCTGGAGAAACTGTTCGGCGACCGGCTGCGTGACGCGGACGACCGGCTCGGCATCCAGCTCGCCCTGCGTGCCCAGCGGCTGATGCAGGCACAACGCACTCCGGACGACCGCTGA
- a CDS encoding helix-turn-helix domain-containing protein yields MSAFSVWSKLPHELAEVVRPRVVRIAHDCVAGIAREVPEYSGKLVGEAERAAAVEVSRRALERDLGRVGTAETWHAERLAECRARGRRAFHQGLSREAAQAAVRVGNRVAWRRISDLAREHGFSGDVLFLLAEGMFSDVETSMTAVVEGYTAAELAAAGDGKRYRALLRALLDGRAPADVDGLAAAAGLVLPERAAAVAFRAGPDAPAFPADLVPEHVLADPDRQAPALLSADPESDLSGLERLPAGWVAAVGPYVSFADAAESYRVAVRAAELAERGLLGSVGQVVWCREHVTKLLLLADEFLVSQLAEKTLAPLAAVRGVRRVQLAETLLALVRTRGSAPELGRILDLHPQTVRGRLKKLGELFGDRLDDPDERLRLELSLLAEKALSD; encoded by the coding sequence GTGTCAGCTTTTTCCGTGTGGTCGAAGCTTCCCCACGAACTCGCCGAGGTGGTGCGGCCCCGGGTCGTCCGGATCGCGCACGACTGCGTGGCCGGTATCGCGCGGGAAGTCCCGGAATACTCCGGGAAGCTGGTCGGTGAGGCGGAACGGGCGGCCGCCGTCGAGGTCAGCCGCCGGGCACTCGAACGGGACCTCGGCCGGGTCGGCACGGCCGAGACGTGGCACGCCGAACGCCTCGCCGAATGCCGCGCCCGCGGCCGCCGCGCGTTCCACCAGGGGCTGAGCCGGGAGGCCGCGCAGGCCGCGGTGCGGGTCGGCAACCGGGTCGCCTGGCGCCGGATCTCCGACCTCGCCCGTGAACACGGATTCTCCGGCGACGTGCTGTTTCTGCTGGCCGAGGGCATGTTCTCGGACGTGGAGACGTCGATGACCGCGGTCGTCGAGGGCTACACCGCGGCCGAGCTGGCCGCGGCCGGGGACGGCAAGCGTTACCGTGCGTTGCTGCGTGCGCTCCTCGACGGCCGTGCGCCCGCCGACGTGGACGGCCTGGCCGCGGCCGCCGGGCTGGTGCTGCCCGAGCGCGCGGCCGCGGTGGCGTTCCGGGCCGGCCCGGACGCGCCGGCGTTTCCCGCGGACCTCGTCCCCGAGCACGTGCTGGCCGATCCGGACCGGCAGGCGCCCGCGTTGCTCAGCGCCGACCCGGAGAGTGATCTGTCCGGGCTCGAACGGCTGCCGGCCGGGTGGGTCGCCGCTGTCGGACCGTATGTGTCCTTCGCCGACGCGGCGGAGTCCTACCGGGTCGCGGTGCGGGCCGCCGAGCTCGCCGAACGGGGTCTGCTCGGCAGCGTCGGGCAGGTCGTGTGGTGCCGTGAGCACGTCACGAAGCTGCTTCTGCTGGCCGACGAGTTCCTGGTCAGCCAGCTCGCCGAGAAGACGCTCGCGCCGCTGGCCGCGGTGCGCGGGGTCCGGCGGGTGCAGCTGGCCGAGACGTTGCTGGCGCTGGTGCGCACGCGCGGCAGCGCCCCCGAACTCGGCCGGATACTGGATCTGCATCCGCAGACGGTGCGTGGACGGCTGAAGAAGCTCGGCGAGCTGTTCGGCGACCGGCTGGACGATCCGGACGAACGGCTGCGGCTGGAGCTGTCCCTGCTCGCGGAAAAGGCACTGTCGGACTGA
- a CDS encoding DUF6801 domain-containing protein — protein sequence MKHPRSKTAMAAAATGVLGLVAASLVAGAQTSFADPVSLSLNYHCTLPLVGSQPLKVVINTDLPASVPTGEPTGAFDIQAVATINADTVAGLSLIGATTIEGQAIAQAAVAAPGIDLPVSVPTDVPKTDIPASGELDVNATGSTPSLTFDTAGQAQITVGDLELVVTPRKADGSVTGITPDGTIDAPCTQDEGQDNTLATFDITDGSAAPQAVSEEAAVSDKAVSDRAVADKAVVDKAVTDKTVADERSVSPKDTIKYSFAIDGSTTLKALGSTAPIKGSFDADVDLAGKKFTGDLKVDPTHTDFKLMGFLEGSADVQVTENGQQSGTLEGTGFTTDISFSTFLTTVNLYGIPVSTDPKCGTTETSTASMVTGPDFDLLTGGQLTGSYALSDFANCGAFNDIISGFAKSDGNTMDLNLTKQ from the coding sequence GTGAAGCATCCCAGAAGTAAGACGGCCATGGCGGCCGCCGCGACCGGTGTGCTCGGCCTGGTCGCCGCCTCGCTCGTCGCCGGAGCGCAGACCAGTTTCGCGGACCCGGTCTCGCTGAGCCTGAACTACCACTGCACTCTCCCGCTGGTGGGTTCGCAGCCGCTGAAGGTGGTGATCAACACCGATCTGCCGGCCTCCGTCCCGACCGGCGAGCCGACCGGCGCGTTCGACATCCAGGCCGTCGCCACCATCAACGCGGACACCGTGGCCGGGCTCAGCCTGATCGGTGCCACGACGATCGAAGGCCAGGCGATCGCGCAGGCCGCGGTGGCCGCACCCGGGATCGACCTGCCGGTCAGCGTGCCCACCGACGTGCCGAAAACCGACATCCCGGCCTCCGGCGAGCTCGACGTGAACGCGACCGGCAGCACGCCGTCGCTGACCTTCGACACGGCGGGCCAGGCGCAGATCACCGTGGGCGACCTGGAGCTGGTGGTCACCCCGCGCAAGGCCGACGGATCGGTCACCGGGATCACCCCGGACGGCACGATCGACGCGCCGTGCACCCAGGACGAGGGCCAGGACAACACGCTGGCCACGTTCGACATCACCGACGGCAGCGCCGCGCCGCAAGCCGTGTCGGAGGAGGCCGCTGTCTCGGACAAGGCCGTCAGCGACAGGGCCGTCGCCGACAAGGCCGTGGTGGACAAGGCCGTCACCGACAAGACGGTCGCGGACGAGCGCTCGGTGTCCCCGAAGGACACGATCAAGTACTCCTTCGCCATCGACGGCAGCACCACGTTGAAGGCGCTCGGCAGCACCGCGCCGATCAAGGGCAGCTTCGACGCCGACGTGGACCTGGCGGGAAAGAAGTTCACGGGTGACCTGAAGGTCGACCCGACGCACACCGACTTCAAGCTGATGGGCTTCCTCGAGGGCAGCGCGGATGTGCAGGTGACCGAGAACGGGCAGCAGAGCGGCACGTTGGAGGGCACCGGGTTCACCACGGACATCTCCTTCAGCACGTTCCTGACCACGGTCAACCTCTACGGCATCCCGGTCAGCACGGACCCGAAGTGCGGCACCACCGAGACCTCCACCGCCTCGATGGTCACCGGTCCGGACTTCGACCTGCTCACCGGCGGGCAGCTGACCGGCAGCTACGCGTTGTCGGACTTCGCGAACTGCGGTGCGTTCAACGACATCATCAGCGGCTTCGCCAAGAGCGACGGCAACACGATGGATCTCAACCTCACCAAGCAGTGA
- a CDS encoding SGNH/GDSL hydrolase family protein — translation MRFLRITVFAVATVFGIGAVAAPSASASRPGTVTAWAPGMADGGRAFGDETVRAVVPPTASGTGARIRISNTYGTVPLVIDSAGVGLQASGPAVAPGTAREVRFTGRKSVTVAAGREVLSDPVPLTVGPDRSVLVSIHVPGTTGPSTWHSDAFRTSYSADGNRVRDTGGQPFTRTATSWFFVSGLYLESAVTHRTVVAFGDSITDGFITPVDAGATWPDRLSGRLGRQASVVNAGIGGNRVLTDAPDIWQGLSARKRFRHDALDVPGVATVVLVEGINDIGNNAGPGGTDLTAADLIDGYRTLIGQARAAGIRIVGGTLLPMRGAEYFTEHTEALRQQVNSWIRTAGAFDAVADFDASTRSAADPIALNPAYDSGDHLHPNAAGMAAMANAIDPATLFG, via the coding sequence ATGCGCTTCCTCAGAATCACCGTGTTCGCTGTTGCGACCGTTTTCGGAATCGGCGCCGTCGCCGCGCCGTCCGCTTCGGCGTCTCGGCCCGGCACCGTCACGGCGTGGGCGCCCGGGATGGCGGACGGAGGCCGTGCCTTCGGCGACGAAACCGTCCGTGCCGTGGTGCCGCCGACAGCATCCGGAACCGGCGCGAGAATCCGGATTTCGAACACTTACGGCACTGTGCCGCTGGTGATCGATTCGGCCGGGGTCGGGCTACAGGCGAGTGGTCCCGCGGTGGCTCCCGGCACAGCGCGCGAGGTGCGTTTCACCGGGCGTAAGTCGGTGACCGTCGCGGCCGGGCGCGAGGTGCTGTCCGATCCGGTGCCGCTGACGGTCGGTCCGGACCGCAGCGTGCTGGTCAGCATTCACGTCCCGGGCACGACCGGACCGTCGACCTGGCATTCGGACGCGTTCCGCACGTCCTACTCGGCCGACGGGAACCGGGTGCGCGACACCGGCGGGCAGCCGTTCACCCGGACCGCCACCTCCTGGTTCTTCGTGTCCGGGCTGTACCTGGAATCGGCGGTCACCCACCGCACCGTGGTGGCCTTCGGCGATTCGATCACCGACGGTTTCATCACCCCGGTCGACGCCGGGGCGACCTGGCCGGACCGGCTTTCCGGCCGGCTCGGCAGGCAGGCCTCCGTGGTGAACGCCGGAATCGGCGGCAACCGCGTGCTGACCGACGCGCCCGACATCTGGCAGGGCCTCAGCGCACGGAAGCGGTTCCGGCACGACGCGCTCGACGTGCCGGGCGTGGCGACCGTGGTCCTGGTGGAGGGCATCAACGACATCGGGAACAACGCGGGTCCGGGTGGTACGGATCTGACTGCCGCGGACCTGATCGACGGCTACCGGACGCTGATCGGGCAGGCTCGTGCCGCCGGAATCCGTATCGTGGGCGGAACCCTGTTGCCGATGCGGGGCGCGGAGTACTTCACCGAGCACACCGAAGCGTTGCGCCAGCAGGTCAATTCGTGGATCCGAACGGCAGGGGCGTTCGACGCGGTGGCCGACTTCGACGCGTCGACCCGCAGCGCCGCGGACCCGATCGCGCTGAACCCGGCGTACGACTCCGGCGACCACCTGCACCCGAACGCCGCGGGCATGGCGGCGATGGCGAACGCGATCGACCCGGCAACGCTGTTCGGCTGA
- a CDS encoding S9 family peptidase, giving the protein MAHDLETTMAYRTVTEHLRALHEPAFGRPHALREPHVTRDGERVVVTGAVYDELDGLPRTAVYTAENGELREVSAGRGSARAARFSPDGSTLAFLSDRREAGVFQLHLLLGGRLGEALAAPEVPGTVEYAHWSPDGRRILLGVAGLGADLSGGQGSGTNSKQKSEKPSWYPEVEDGATEGTDDAAWRSLWVYTVADGALTRLSPEGLNCWEAGWCGPEQVVTISSAEPGEDAWYQARLSLLGADGRVRELLGSAVQLGLPAGAPDGSRVAVVEAVCSDRWIVAGDLLLVDPATGAVERIGTEGTDVTALEWLDADRLGYLGQRRLDSVAGILDVPAGKVREVVSTELSFSGGSFYPHGAFTADGRVLTVQTSYELPPQLVLAGEERAETLASLAHPGTSYLRSVAGTAEVVTWTAPDGLEIDGVLCRPEGEGPFPLVVNVHGGPIWAFQNTWSMNYAWVPLLVSRGYAVLNPNPRGSGGRGQEFAGLVVGDMGGDDTHDYLSGIDALVERGLVDNDRVGLIGGSYGGFMSSWLVTQDRRFAAAVPIAPVTDWYSQSFTSNIAAWGNRFLDADPEQPGTRAHTRSPVLQASNVRTPCLNVAGALDRCTPPGQAREFHQALRAQGVPSQLVIYPEEGHGVRAFPAQLDFLARALQWFDRYLQGS; this is encoded by the coding sequence ATGGCGCACGACCTGGAGACCACGATGGCTTATCGCACGGTCACCGAACACCTGCGGGCACTGCACGAACCGGCGTTCGGCCGTCCGCACGCGCTGCGCGAGCCACACGTGACCCGCGACGGCGAGCGCGTCGTGGTGACCGGCGCCGTGTACGACGAGCTGGACGGGCTGCCCAGAACCGCGGTGTACACCGCCGAGAACGGCGAACTCCGCGAGGTGTCCGCCGGTCGCGGCTCGGCGCGGGCCGCGCGGTTTTCCCCGGACGGCAGCACACTCGCGTTCCTCTCCGACCGCCGTGAGGCCGGGGTGTTCCAGCTGCACCTGCTTCTCGGCGGCCGGCTGGGCGAGGCACTGGCCGCCCCCGAGGTGCCCGGCACCGTGGAGTACGCGCACTGGTCGCCCGACGGCCGCCGGATCCTCCTCGGCGTCGCCGGTCTCGGCGCGGATCTGTCCGGCGGACAGGGATCGGGCACGAACTCGAAGCAGAAGTCCGAAAAGCCGTCCTGGTATCCGGAAGTCGAGGACGGCGCGACCGAGGGCACCGACGACGCCGCCTGGCGCAGTCTCTGGGTCTACACGGTGGCGGACGGCGCACTGACCCGGCTGTCCCCGGAAGGCCTGAACTGCTGGGAAGCCGGATGGTGCGGTCCGGAGCAGGTGGTCACGATCTCGTCCGCCGAGCCGGGCGAGGACGCCTGGTACCAGGCGCGGCTGAGTCTGCTCGGTGCCGACGGCCGGGTGCGTGAGCTGCTCGGCAGTGCGGTGCAGCTGGGGTTGCCCGCCGGGGCACCGGACGGGAGCCGGGTCGCGGTCGTCGAGGCGGTGTGCAGCGACCGCTGGATCGTCGCCGGTGACCTGCTGCTCGTCGATCCGGCCACCGGCGCGGTCGAACGGATCGGCACCGAGGGCACCGACGTCACCGCGCTCGAATGGCTCGACGCGGACCGGCTCGGCTACCTCGGGCAGCGGCGGCTCGATTCGGTCGCCGGCATCCTCGACGTGCCGGCCGGGAAGGTCCGCGAGGTGGTGAGCACCGAGTTGTCCTTCAGCGGCGGCAGTTTCTACCCGCACGGCGCGTTCACCGCGGACGGCCGGGTGCTCACCGTGCAGACCTCCTACGAGCTGCCGCCACAGCTCGTGCTCGCCGGGGAGGAGCGGGCGGAAACGCTCGCCTCGCTGGCCCACCCCGGCACCAGCTACCTGCGTTCGGTCGCCGGTACCGCCGAGGTGGTGACCTGGACCGCGCCGGACGGGCTGGAGATCGACGGGGTGCTGTGCCGTCCGGAGGGCGAGGGACCGTTCCCGCTGGTGGTCAACGTCCACGGCGGGCCGATCTGGGCGTTCCAGAACACCTGGTCGATGAACTACGCCTGGGTGCCGCTGCTGGTCTCGCGGGGCTACGCGGTGCTGAACCCCAATCCGCGCGGCAGCGGCGGCCGCGGGCAGGAGTTCGCCGGCCTGGTGGTCGGGGACATGGGCGGCGACGACACCCATGACTACCTGTCCGGCATCGACGCGCTGGTCGAACGCGGCCTCGTGGACAACGACCGGGTCGGGCTGATCGGCGGCAGCTACGGCGGGTTCATGTCGTCCTGGCTGGTCACCCAGGACCGCCGGTTCGCCGCCGCGGTGCCGATCGCGCCGGTCACCGACTGGTACAGCCAGAGCTTCACGAGCAACATCGCCGCGTGGGGCAACCGGTTCCTCGACGCCGATCCGGAACAGCCGGGCACCCGGGCGCACACGCGCAGTCCGGTACTGCAGGCGAGCAACGTCCGTACCCCCTGCCTGAACGTCGCCGGCGCACTGGACCGCTGCACGCCGCCCGGCCAGGCCCGGGAGTTCCACCAGGCGTTGCGTGCCCAGGGGGTGCCGTCGCAGCTGGTGATCTACCCGGAGGAAGGCCACGGCGTACGGGCGTTCCCGGCGCAGCTCGACTTCCTCGCTCGCGCCCTGCAGTGGTTCGACCGGTACCTGCAGGGTTCCTGA
- a CDS encoding gamma-glutamyltransferase — protein MTSTTSSGPGRVGPKETVTGRRAVASSQHRTVTDTMLDVLRAGGNAVDAAIAGSLVQAVVQQDMTNHTGTVTALVHDAKTGDIAELNSMGRIVPGLAPFAPVPAGKGLYAAAPGTPRAVTPGFMPGMKALYERFATLPWARLCEPAVRWAEEGHQVTSFEHLVMAQTVDFFLYTESGRKHFTPGGHLPQAGDRWASPELAETMRRLAADGPDYFITGKWAQDFVARGNELGWPVKLEHLTAIPPRWTSGHRWEHKGATVVQQSAPERQGIYCQIVLGILEELDITAAGHWSQSAESLYYLAHALRRAAHETGLLNDPDLFGDTTGPLTSPALIKGFADILRAARARIDLTEHVKLTRGVPAMAASGASKQPAGSCELTIVDEQGNWVQMMNTLQSGGIPGEVVGGVPMVGSHWINSLASPMEGWVTGGGRMRSILSNTMVLREGKPWLSLGSPGNVHCTVPQVLSNILDFGMDPYAADDAPRCLPYEDDHTISVESRVAPEVPVGLAKLGVLTNPLPEYDYHMGTYQMAWRAEDGSLSTCTGPRREGVAGGF, from the coding sequence ATGACCAGCACCACGTCGTCCGGACCGGGCCGGGTCGGACCGAAGGAAACCGTGACCGGCAGGCGTGCGGTGGCTTCGAGCCAGCACCGGACCGTCACCGACACCATGCTCGACGTCCTGCGTGCCGGCGGCAACGCGGTCGACGCAGCCATCGCCGGCAGCCTCGTGCAGGCCGTCGTCCAGCAGGACATGACCAACCACACCGGCACCGTCACCGCGCTCGTGCACGACGCGAAGACCGGGGACATCGCCGAGCTGAACAGCATGGGCCGGATCGTGCCCGGGCTGGCCCCGTTCGCCCCGGTACCGGCAGGCAAGGGCCTGTACGCGGCCGCACCCGGCACGCCGCGCGCGGTCACCCCCGGCTTCATGCCCGGGATGAAGGCACTCTACGAACGGTTCGCCACGCTGCCCTGGGCACGGCTGTGCGAACCGGCGGTGCGCTGGGCCGAGGAAGGCCACCAGGTCACCTCGTTCGAACACCTCGTCATGGCGCAGACGGTGGACTTCTTCCTCTACACCGAATCCGGCCGCAAGCACTTCACCCCCGGCGGGCACCTGCCGCAGGCCGGGGATCGCTGGGCCTCGCCGGAGCTCGCGGAGACCATGCGCCGGCTCGCCGCGGACGGACCCGACTACTTCATCACCGGGAAATGGGCACAGGACTTCGTGGCGCGCGGCAACGAACTGGGCTGGCCGGTGAAGCTCGAGCATCTGACCGCGATCCCACCGCGGTGGACGTCCGGACACCGGTGGGAGCACAAGGGCGCCACCGTCGTGCAGCAGTCCGCACCGGAACGGCAGGGCATCTACTGCCAGATCGTGCTGGGCATCCTGGAGGAACTCGACATCACCGCGGCCGGGCACTGGTCGCAGAGCGCGGAGTCGCTGTATTACCTCGCCCACGCCCTGCGCCGGGCCGCGCACGAGACCGGGCTGCTCAACGATCCGGACCTCTTCGGCGACACCACCGGCCCGCTCACCTCGCCCGCGCTGATCAAGGGTTTCGCCGACATCCTGCGGGCCGCCCGGGCACGCATCGACCTCACCGAGCACGTCAAGCTGACCCGGGGCGTGCCGGCGATGGCCGCGTCGGGCGCCTCGAAGCAGCCGGCCGGCAGCTGTGAACTGACCATTGTGGACGAGCAGGGCAACTGGGTGCAGATGATGAACACCCTGCAGAGCGGCGGAATCCCGGGCGAGGTGGTCGGTGGCGTCCCGATGGTCGGCAGTCACTGGATCAACAGCCTCGCCTCGCCGATGGAAGGCTGGGTCACCGGCGGCGGACGGATGCGCTCGATCCTGTCGAACACGATGGTGCTGCGCGAGGGCAAGCCGTGGCTTTCGCTGGGCTCGCCGGGCAACGTGCACTGCACGGTGCCGCAGGTACTGTCCAACATCCTCGACTTCGGCATGGACCCCTACGCCGCCGACGACGCCCCGCGCTGCCTGCCCTACGAGGACGACCACACCATCTCCGTCGAATCCCGGGTGGCGCCCGAAGTCCCGGTGGGACTGGCGAAACTGGGCGTGCTCACCAATCCGCTGCCCGAGTACGACTACCACATGGGCACCTACCAGATGGCCTGGCGAGCCGAGGACGGCAGCCTGAGCACCTGCACCGGTCCCCGCCGCGAAGGCGTCGCCGGCGGATTCTGA
- a CDS encoding alpha/beta fold hydrolase codes for MNPVDEFPAGESHQVTGGRMVLHRAGAGAPAVVFLSGGGAYGLHYWNVHRLVAEFTTSVLYDRLGTGWSDPADLPRSGTQVTGDLRELLRAAGLAGPFVLAGHSLGGLYARLYAKRFPGEVAGLVLLDPTHESLPAYLPEAEARRFREDSPLEEYPPERLDELRALYRSVFARALAGWPAALRDGLLDRNLSREGFRRMLQESSGLAALFTEVRAAGPDPDVPVVFLSAMGTDAFAAELTPPGTAERNERKFRMYEDAAAALPRAENRRVDDAGHSGLAWVRPDAVVRAVRDVLAR; via the coding sequence ATGAATCCGGTGGACGAGTTCCCGGCAGGCGAGAGCCACCAGGTCACGGGCGGACGGATGGTGCTGCACCGGGCCGGGGCGGGCGCTCCGGCGGTGGTGTTCCTGTCCGGTGGCGGCGCGTACGGCCTGCACTACTGGAACGTGCACCGGCTGGTCGCGGAGTTCACCACCAGCGTGCTCTACGACCGGCTCGGTACCGGCTGGAGCGATCCGGCCGACCTGCCGCGCTCCGGCACGCAGGTCACCGGCGACCTGCGCGAGCTGCTGCGCGCCGCCGGGCTGGCCGGTCCGTTCGTCCTCGCCGGACATTCACTGGGCGGGCTGTACGCGCGCCTCTACGCCAAGCGGTTCCCCGGCGAGGTGGCCGGTCTGGTCCTGCTCGATCCCACGCACGAGAGCCTGCCCGCCTACCTGCCGGAAGCGGAGGCTCGGCGGTTCCGCGAGGACAGCCCGCTCGAGGAGTATCCGCCGGAGCGGCTCGACGAGCTGCGCGCGCTCTACCGGAGCGTCTTCGCCCGCGCGCTCGCCGGCTGGCCGGCCGCGCTGCGGGACGGGCTGCTGGACCGGAACCTGAGCCGGGAAGGCTTTCGCCGGATGCTGCAGGAGTCCTCCGGTCTCGCTGCGCTGTTCACCGAGGTCCGGGCGGCCGGGCCGGATCCGGACGTACCGGTGGTCTTCCTGTCCGCGATGGGCACCGACGCGTTCGCCGCGGAGCTGACGCCGCCGGGAACGGCCGAGCGCAACGAGCGCAAGTTCCGCATGTACGAGGACGCCGCCGCGGCGTTGCCCCGCGCGGAGAACCGCCGCGTCGACGACGCCGGGCACTCGGGGCTCGCCTGGGTGCGGCCGGACGCGGTGGTACGGGCCGTGCGTGACGTGCTCGCCCGCTGA
- a CDS encoding NAD(P)/FAD-dependent oxidoreductase, which produces MSSEISADAVVVGAGVIGSAIALELARTDRRVVVVDRAAGAGQGSTSASSAVVRYNFSTLAGVAAAWEAHFSWSAWAEHLGHDVGDLARFERSGLVMLDVAAAPRAAWLPLFDQVGVRYEEWDAATLAERVPGVDPGRYWPPKRIDDDRFWADSEETLGGVYTPDAGYVTDPQLAARNLADAAAAEGAEFRFRADVRAIERAGDRVGAVVLADGTRISAPVVVNAAGPWSGKLNVLAGVGADFTVGVRPMRQEVAHVLAPEGYHPPGGVGPSIADMDLGTYFRGEVGGGLLVGGTEPECDPLQWLDDPDEASPHPTMAVFEAQVTRAARRLPGLRVPNRARGVVGVYDVADDWTPIYDRTELPGFYVAIGTSGNQFKNAPVAGRLMATLVEQVEAGADHDHEPVQYKGQHTGLSIDLGAFSRKRERNEGSSGTVMG; this is translated from the coding sequence ATGAGCTCGGAAATCAGCGCGGACGCGGTGGTGGTCGGCGCGGGGGTGATCGGTTCGGCGATCGCGCTGGAACTGGCCCGCACGGATCGCCGGGTGGTCGTCGTGGACCGCGCGGCCGGTGCCGGGCAGGGCTCGACGAGCGCCTCCAGCGCGGTCGTGCGGTACAACTTCTCCACCCTCGCCGGGGTGGCCGCCGCCTGGGAAGCGCACTTCAGCTGGTCGGCGTGGGCCGAGCACCTGGGTCACGACGTCGGTGATCTCGCCCGGTTCGAACGCAGCGGCCTGGTCATGCTCGACGTCGCCGCGGCCCCGCGGGCGGCCTGGCTGCCGCTGTTCGACCAGGTCGGCGTGCGGTACGAGGAATGGGACGCGGCCACGCTCGCCGAACGGGTGCCCGGTGTCGACCCCGGCAGGTACTGGCCGCCCAAGCGGATCGACGACGACCGGTTCTGGGCGGACAGCGAGGAGACCCTCGGCGGGGTCTACACCCCGGACGCCGGGTACGTCACCGATCCCCAGCTGGCGGCGCGCAATCTGGCCGACGCCGCGGCCGCCGAAGGCGCCGAGTTCCGGTTCCGCGCCGACGTGCGCGCGATCGAGCGGGCTGGTGACCGAGTCGGCGCGGTCGTGCTCGCCGACGGTACGCGGATTTCCGCACCCGTCGTGGTGAACGCCGCCGGCCCGTGGTCGGGGAAGCTGAACGTGCTGGCCGGGGTCGGTGCGGACTTCACCGTCGGCGTGCGGCCGATGCGCCAGGAGGTCGCGCACGTGCTCGCCCCCGAGGGCTACCACCCGCCCGGCGGGGTCGGGCCGTCGATCGCCGACATGGACCTCGGCACCTACTTCCGCGGCGAGGTCGGCGGCGGGCTGCTCGTCGGCGGCACCGAACCGGAGTGCGATCCGCTCCAGTGGCTCGACGATCCGGACGAGGCGAGCCCCCATCCGACGATGGCGGTGTTCGAAGCGCAGGTGACGCGTGCGGCGCGGCGGCTGCCCGGGCTGCGGGTGCCGAACCGTGCTCGCGGAGTGGTCGGCGTCTACGACGTCGCCGACGACTGGACGCCGATCTACGACCGCACCGAACTGCCCGGCTTCTACGTCGCGATCGGCACCAGCGGCAACCAGTTCAAGAACGCGCCGGTGGCGGGCAGGCTGATGGCCACGCTCGTGGAGCAGGTCGAAGCCGGCGCCGACCACGATCACGAACCCGTGCAGTACAAGGGGCAGCACACCGGGCTGTCGATCGACCTCGGCGCGTTCTCCCGCAAACGCGAGCGCAACGAGGGCAGCTCCGGCACCGTGATGGGCTGA